TAGCTGCAAAGGTTAAAGTCCATTCAATGTCTGACCTGGCTGTGTCTGATATTTGCATTTCCACAAGCACCTTTTGTTTGGTGACGTCTATAAAAGTCCAGGGCTGTAGTTGACGTGTGAAAACAGATCAAGACAAAGTGATTTTTATGCTCATCTTTAGCTTTGAGCACACAACTCTTAATGGATGGATAGATCAAATCCCTTTCTCCTGCTTAAATGGATTTGGGCAGCAGCAGTATAAGCAGAAGTGCTAAGACCTTCCTCTCCCCGGCCATTTCCTCCAGCTCTCCAGGGAGAACAGAGGTGTTCCCAATTCAGCTGAGAGACATACTGTAATCTCTCCATCATGTTCTGGGTGTGTACCTCACCTAAGAGGTATCCAGCACTTACTGGTCAGATGTCTGAACCATCTCAGCTCTTTTCAGTGTTGAGGGGTAGCAGCTCTACTGAGTGCCTCCTGAGTGACTCAGCCTGTCTCTAAGGGAGAGCTGAGACACCCTGCAGAAGAATTTTTGCTGCTTGTCTCTGTGATATACTCACTGCCCATATTGCTCAAGGACTATCTATGACTAACCTCAAATTCTgttactgtttttctgtctgttgcCACGAGTGCTTTTTCAGAAAAtgtgagaaaggaaaaaagaataaTCGTAAGGGATGGAGGCTTTGTGGAGACTCTGGATTTAACTAGAGTACTTCCCATCAGGCTGCCTGCCTGCTATCACCAAACCACTTAAAAAAAGGACGTAACTGGATTGTCAGTGAATCCATGTGTATCTGTGACATAATATCTCCACAGTGTTTATTAACAGTGTACTCACAGCGTAGGGATCCACCCCATCCTTGTCTGGAAGCACCTCCGTCTTCCCGTGACACACTAGGTCCACCTGCACATTCAAACACACTCGATTAAACTATGACAAAATACAGAAACATCCTTTTACCTCcttatttttttgtatataaaCAGCTCCTATATAAATCAAATTTATCTGAAACTCAGTGATCACATACAAGGCTATCAAACTGATTTCTATACACATTTTTGAAATGATAATGGTTAACCACTTCAGCATGTTTAACACATCTCAGACCACCAGGGGGCGCCACACATTTACAACTCACCTTAAAATGATCCAGCAGGTCTTTGCCTACTGCATAGGGAGCACCAATCACCACCTCTGACACATACTGCAGATGCACAGAGACCAGGGAGAGGAAAAGTTATTAAATTGTTAACCTTATAATGGCAGTATCACATCTGTGCATTTCTGCTTACACGCCACAGTTTAACCAAAGACCTTTTACAGGAGACCTCAAAGGTCAGCATGCTTCTACAGCTCAGTGAACAACCTCTGGTAAAAACTGATGACAGAGCAGAGCGACTTAATGCTTTTATAGACTGTGTAACGTTCTCGTAggtaacacaaacacatgatgCAGAAGGGGCACAGAGACTTATTGTTCCTGACTGATAGCTGATCAGGAGGAATGAAGGGCGCTTAGCCAAGTTCAGTCTGTGATTATGCGGGGCAGAAAAAACATCTCGCTGTTATGAACATTTCCCTTGTGTGAACTCACCCGGCAGGCGAGGACGCTCAGGGTCCTCTCATGGATGTTCATGATCGGATAGTTCTTCCCCTTGTAGCGATTCACTTCCTGAAGAAGAGGATGAGATCAGTGATTACCTCGATGTTCTtccttttcaaatatttatctcaGATACGGATGTGAAAGTAGTTTGACAAGTAGCTTAGAAATGCAGCAATACCAGCAAAActgcacatttacacatttcTTATGCTGCCTCTAAATGTAACAATGAAAAGAGCTGACTGCTGTTCCCGAGTTtgatcaacaaaacaaaacaaaaaaagaaaaaaactgtactGATTCTATTTGAAGCCCAGCGGGGAGGTGGGATATTGTGATCTGGAGAATATTATGACATGTGGATATGCAAGTTTCATTGCTTGATACTTGTCTGCCTGTGGATGTCTCCAtaacatttattaatttattcaaCAATGCAAGGCACCAATCTGTGAAATACAAAGTTACATGCATTTCATTGGTGCAACTTCTATGGGTCACAGTCAACAACATATTGTgtaggaaaatgaaaaatatcacTTGTGgcatacttttttaaaaagtgacttTACTTTGTAGGATTACAGCTTTCCAGTTACTAAATAAGTCAAATCCAAGGTCAGAATAGAGGTCAAAAGTTCTAATAGAGATAATAAGATGTGAAATTTTACAGCAAAACATTTATTCAtgattcaatttatttatacgACCACAATTTCTTCAAAATTGGATGAAATGTTTGGAAAGAGTGGCCCTCTGAAAATGAGCAGCCACCTCTATTTTGTGCCAATTTTATCAAAATCCAGGGATCAAAATGCACTTTTGTCAATCCTGGTCTTAAATAAGAACCCTTATTAATATACCTGACTCAGCCAACAGTTACAAGGCTCATTTTCACTTTCAATTCCCCCAAAAAGTTTGACTACAGTCATTAAGGACTTTAGTTTCCATTATTTCTATTTAATTGTGAGCTGCTCTTAATTTAACTTGTTCCAAATGTTTCTCCTGAAAGCTGCTGAAGCAGCAGGGAGGAATGGATTTTTCAATCTTGAGATGTACCTGGTCAAAGTGTAGACCTACGATGACATACGGCCGCTCCGCCTGTTTATAGACCATCTCTAAGAAGTCAACATGGCCAATGTCTGCAGAGATGCTGTCGTCAAGGTAATAGCTGCAACAACATGTTCACCACAGAAATCTCTTTGTTCATaactcagctgttttttttttgtgttttttttcatgtgataAGGATACGGAAGAGGTCAAATGCTCCAGCCACATAGATGATGGTGTCTCCGGGCTGAGGCTCCTTTCCTGAGGCGAACTGGATGATTTTCTGGGACGTCTGCAGGAACTGAGAAACTCCTGTCCAGGGACTGTGGCCTTTAGGACCCTTAAAGATGACATATAAACAGCACTGAACTCCTCTGACACATTCCTATCGTCAGGATGATGAGCAAAGCCTTTGAATAAATATCACAAACCCTTGAGAGTAAAAGTAAATGACATTTACCTTTCCAAAGTTGTCCGTATGCTGCTGGTAATCTGGGTTATCCTGCAGAGAGGAAAAGATTAGGctgacaataaaataaacaacagctatcCACACACCAAAGAGAACAACGTAAACTCACTATGTTGCTGTGGTGGGCTTTGGTCATGAGAAGCATACGACCCACAAGGTCAGTGGTGGAGACGCCCTGAGTGCGCTTACATTCCCGGTAACGGCCTGCTCGCTTCACCTCTTCATATGTGTCCTTGCCGTCTACCGTCAGCGTGATGTCATCTGGGAAACATAAACATCACATCCTGAAGCCTGCCCACATCATGTACTCTGGTTGAGTGATATGCTAAAATTTATGTCCATCATAAGTCCATTAGCCATCAGCTAACGACATATGTGGAGGTGTGAAAGTGCAACAGTTCTCATATCTGTTTGAGATAAAAATGGACAAAACCAGCAAGACGACCTAAAGTTTAAGCAGCAAGCACATTAAGGATGCCCTGCAGCCTCTACATGAACAAACTGGTGGAGATGGCACATAAAAGATGGTGTAGCTCTGATTTCACGAGTGCCTTAACCCTGCACTGCACGACCCAGTCACTCAGCAGGACTCCCAGCGACAATTTGTAACAACAAAAGTTTTAGGCAGTGAGATTTAAACGGACTCACCTCCATGAACACAGAAGTCACAGTTATATTTGTCCAAAGTCTCCAGGGTGGTGACGTATGGTGCTCCTTCCACTATCTCATCCACCCACTTGATTGCACGCACCATCTTGTAGCGCTCCTCCTGAGTGAAGACTGGAGGTCCCTTGTGCTTGGAGATCTCAGCTTTAAATGGGGTTTTAGGTAAATAAATGGTTATTAATGAAAAATGTAGAACACAaagttacatttatattttatttcaaccAACACTTTTCCAGTAAGGAAATCTTAAACATCAACATTAAACAGCTGATTACCACTAATCAAAGGTCTGCCTCTGATGTTCACAGCTAAAGCAGGAAAAATCTGTCAAAGATTAGCTCAGTGTTTAATCAATgagcaacatttttatttacttttaccaTAAAATTTTATTGATTATAATTTAGAGATAAAGTGTTACTGGATGTGACTGAACAGACTAAAGTCTTTCCATAGAAAATCAGCCCCGCCTGACGCCCTCAGAATCAGCTATTAGACAAAGCTCTGAAATACAAATATCATTCGAGTTATACAGTCTTTAAAACGGCCTTATTTTTCCAGCATTTAGATCCCTTATAACTTCCTAAACAGTAGAGCTATCCGGATCAGATTTCCAGGCTTGGAAAACATATTTAAGCTCAAATACCTTTTCACCAGCTCGAACTGTCGTAAGCTAAAGCtaaaatcttgtttttgttaaaaatgaTATCTGTGATCAACTTTGAGCATCACTATCATGAGACATGGCATATGTTTGATCTGTTTTCAGGTAATTCACTGCCAGATccaaaaaatttttaaaagtgCCTTTTAGGTACGTTTGAAGGGTCACATAATCATGTGGGATAGGTGGCTGGTCAAAATAACATGTATAAATAGCATGTAATATAATTTTCACATATATTTTGATACCAGGCTCATCCTACAGCCATggttccttctgctttttttaaaattattataataACATCAAATGAGATTCAAGCAATTCAAACCATGATACAGCTGAGTGAATGACACTTTTTCCATTGAATGACCGACCGTTTAGTCAGGAATTAATATTTAATCACTGTATCAGGGTTAAAAAAGGGTCTGTACTTGTGGTCTTACCATCTGTATGGACGCCCACTATGAGGTAATCTCCCATGGCTTTGGCCTGCCGCAGCTGGTTGGAGTGACCGTAGTGCACCATGTCATAACTGTGGAGGTGGAAAGAGGCGACACGTCATCACAGTGGAATACAATGGATACATTAAGTGCtcaaacaaatgaataaaagcGCAAGTGTGGCCTTGGTAACCAGCGCCCTGCAGCTTTAGGCTTTTCGCCTGAAGCCCTGCAGGCTCACAGCATCATTGTCTTTTAAAACAACCTTTCACGACCTTGtcatttcttctctttttattttggtGACCTTGCACAGCAGGGTCCAGACAGTGTCTTTAAATCACATGGCCTATATCCGTTTAAAAACAAATTGACGGACAGTCGTGGTGAGCAAAAATGCTAAAGGTTACCGGGAGAAAGGTTAGGATTACAGACACAAAGTCTACGATATTCCAGTGTTTATTTGCTTTCTACTATTTGGCAACTTGTGCAGTTAATGTTCTGTATAGACTTGCCTTTTAAATAGGAAGTATTTCTCTACTGCGCCACAGTCAAAGTCTCTGCTGATAGTGAAAGGCATAACCTGATTGTGAAACAAAGAGTCAATAACTATGTTTATAAAGCAAACATCCATGATGTTTTAGTAGTTATACTTTAACTTTTGGTCaggagaaataaataaatcctcaGTATATCATAACTCAAACTgatgaaacaaatgaaaacagccACTGCTATCATTAAAAGAGTACACCAGTCCAGTTTCAGTGGACGTACACAGACTTCTAGTGCcctacagcagcggtccccaacccccgggccacggaccggtcaTTTGGTACCGGTCcacaagagttgaggctcggttgtgaaatttatggttttcagggttttaatcgttattttttttagcgtttttatcgttaactcggtttccctgggtcttttctcgtgtgttatgaataaatcctctttttttttttgatactggtactggttttattttgttgtatttatccgcgacaccttaaaggccagtccgtgcaaatattgtcggacataaaccggtccgtggcgcaaaaaaggttggggactgctgcccTACAGATCAAAACCCCAGGTCACACTCTTTCATCCTCtgctgaaacatttttaaaactccAATATTCCCCAAAATGCCACTTATGACCTTGAACAGGTCCACAAAAAAAGATTTCATCTTTCCAAAGTGGTCCATTTGCCCCAATCTCACCCTATCTCAGCATCCTCCTCAGTCACATCAACTCTTAGCATGTCtttcttcactacatccatctGTGATCTTCCTCCTCCCTTTATTAATAAACTAAACTGGCTAAAAAGGGTCATTAAAGCTTTTAAACAAAGTCCTGCGTGCTGCAGGTATCActgctgggggaaaaaaagaggtggGTGGCTGCTGTCAACTTTTTTACAAAGTTTACAAGAAATATGACAGATTTATCATTTTGACAGTTGTAGGATTCTGGCAAACTAAACAAATTGTCTTCACACAGAGATCTTTCATTTCAGCTGCTTATTAATTCAGTTTTGCCCTAAATGTGGCAAACAAACTCCAGGTGAATGGAAGCTCTTTCAACAGAGCACTTTGATTCACCTTTAACTCTTTGCACCTTAGAAGCATACTTTGAGTAACCCTTGACGCTCTTTTGTATGTCATATTTTTGGCCTGCTTAtagaacaaaatgactgtggATGTGGAATCAGATCGTGTCTATGGAGATCATCAAAACACAGCTTTACTGATATATACTGAGGTGTCAAAACTCGTCATTAAGGTACAGACTAagattaaaagttaaaaactaaGACTAAAAGTATTAAAAGTACGCATTTTATGAAGAACTTCTGTTggcattttatcattttaacatGAAAATACAGACTGTAAGGAAAAGCTACTCAGCATGCTTCTTCAGCTtccatttaaactaacattttTACTTAATGACAACTGAATCTGAGCCTCCACCCAGCTGTCATCAGGTGAGAGGACAGGGTAAACCCTGGTCAGGCCACCCGTCCGTCACTGGGCCAACACACACGGACAACATTTGAATCCTGAGCTCCTGTTCTCTCATATTTCACCTGTCATTGCATATTTTCTGTGTCTCAGGACATCCACAGGCCCTGCACACCACT
This sequence is a window from Oreochromis niloticus isolate F11D_XX linkage group LG6, O_niloticus_UMD_NMBU, whole genome shotgun sequence. Protein-coding genes within it:
- the pcyt2 gene encoding ethanolamine-phosphate cytidylyltransferase, which translates into the protein MIRNGHHATSEPREEADCTKPGSSACSPEKRKRVVRLWCDGCYDMVHYGHSNQLRQAKAMGDYLIVGVHTDAEISKHKGPPVFTQEERYKMVRAIKWVDEIVEGAPYVTTLETLDKYNCDFCVHGDDITLTVDGKDTYEEVKRAGRYRECKRTQGVSTTDLVGRMLLMTKAHHSNIDNPDYQQHTDNFGKGPKGHSPWTGVSQFLQTSQKIIQFASGKEPQPGDTIIYVAGAFDLFHIGHVDFLEMVYKQAERPYVIVGLHFDQEVNRYKGKNYPIMNIHERTLSVLACRYVSEVVIGAPYAVGKDLLDHFKVDLVCHGKTEVLPDKDGVDPYAEPKKRGIFRAIDSGNNLTTDDIVQRIIENRLQFEARNQKKEAKEMAVIEAMKKREQKEQGEAPAQTAH